In one window of Rhizobium oryzihabitans DNA:
- the hutC gene encoding histidine utilization repressor: protein MRSTGADLQEKSLHERIRNDVERHIMSGEWPPGYRIPFEHEMTRQYACSRMTVNKALSELVQRGLIERRRRLGTFVRQPHAQSAVLEIHDIEREVQALGLVYSYRLDKRRLRPAGEKDGAAMALAAGARVLELTCTHFAGGVPFCLEERIINVTSVPDAEFTDFSQIGPGTWLLKMVPWSAAEHRISAVSADRKNAAALGITSGAACLVIDRRTWHGTDYVTRVRVTYPGDRHALVAQFSPSQTS from the coding sequence ATGAGGAGCACAGGCGCCGATCTTCAGGAAAAATCGCTGCACGAACGCATCCGCAATGATGTCGAGCGCCACATCATGTCGGGTGAGTGGCCGCCGGGGTATCGTATTCCCTTCGAACACGAGATGACCCGGCAATATGCCTGCTCGCGCATGACGGTGAACAAGGCTCTCAGCGAATTGGTGCAGCGTGGCCTGATTGAACGACGCCGCCGTCTCGGCACCTTCGTTCGCCAGCCCCATGCGCAATCGGCCGTGCTGGAAATCCACGACATCGAACGGGAAGTGCAGGCGCTCGGCCTGGTTTACAGCTACCGTCTCGACAAGCGACGCCTGCGCCCCGCGGGTGAAAAAGACGGCGCGGCCATGGCGCTTGCCGCCGGTGCCCGGGTTCTGGAACTTACCTGCACGCATTTTGCCGGCGGTGTTCCTTTTTGCCTTGAGGAACGCATCATTAATGTCACCTCTGTTCCCGATGCGGAATTTACGGATTTTTCGCAGATCGGGCCGGGAACGTGGCTGCTGAAAATGGTGCCCTGGAGTGCCGCCGAACACCGCATCAGCGCCGTTTCCGCCGACCGCAAAAATGCGGCGGCGCTGGGGATAACTTCCGGTGCGGCGTGTCTGGTCATTGACCGCCGGACCTGGCATGGAACGGACTATGTCACCCGTGTCCGCGTGACCTATCCCGGCGACCGCCACGCCCTGGTGGCGCAATTTTCGCCTTCGCAGACCAGTTAA
- a CDS encoding ABC transporter permease — protein MQPLQPIKNSTRIFLGILFFVLFFSAWGFATLGGFVSPTFLADPITMLKDGIYLLTDQGFAGDIGMTIWRVVGGFVLASLVAVPVGIAMGAYKPVEALLEPFVSFARYLPASAFVPLLILWAGIGEMQKLLVIFIGAVFQIILMVAVAVAGTRRDLVEAAYTLGAKDRGVVRRVLIPANAPDIAEILRLVLGWAWTYVIVAELIGASSGIGYMIINSQALMATGQIIFGIIVIGVIGLISDFAFKSLNRKLFSWRLA, from the coding sequence ATGCAACCTCTTCAACCCATAAAGAACAGCACGAGGATTTTTCTCGGCATTCTGTTCTTCGTGCTTTTTTTCTCCGCCTGGGGTTTTGCCACGCTGGGCGGTTTCGTATCGCCAACCTTTCTGGCCGACCCCATCACCATGCTCAAGGACGGCATCTATCTGCTGACCGATCAGGGATTTGCCGGCGATATAGGCATGACGATCTGGCGCGTGGTGGGCGGCTTCGTGCTGGCATCGCTCGTTGCCGTGCCGGTCGGCATCGCCATGGGGGCTTACAAGCCTGTCGAGGCGCTGCTTGAGCCCTTCGTATCTTTTGCGCGCTATCTTCCGGCTTCCGCCTTCGTGCCGCTGCTCATTCTATGGGCCGGCATTGGCGAGATGCAGAAATTGCTGGTGATCTTCATTGGCGCGGTTTTCCAGATCATTCTGATGGTAGCCGTGGCGGTTGCGGGGACAAGACGCGATCTGGTGGAGGCGGCCTATACGCTGGGCGCGAAGGACCGGGGCGTGGTGCGCCGCGTTCTCATTCCCGCCAATGCACCCGATATTGCTGAAATCCTCCGTCTCGTCCTCGGCTGGGCCTGGACCTACGTCATCGTTGCGGAGCTGATCGGCGCTTCCTCAGGCATTGGCTATATGATCATCAACAGCCAGGCGCTGATGGCGACCGGGCAGATCATCTTCGGCATCATCGTCATCGGTGTTATCGGACTTATTTCTGACTTCGCGTTCAAATCGCTGAACCGGAAGCTTTTCTCCTGGAGGCTTGCCTGA
- the exbB gene encoding tonB-system energizer ExbB, with translation MSAVTSTSSASFTKANKTRHISLAMTAALLAGLSAGAVFAQSASDTQSAPATETVQPAQQPAEAPATPSAPAIQPAPPSAAAPEQPAAAQPAPAQSAPAAGNPAPAAEGVAPQPTQIEQPAPTNTTAAPNEVSTPIEPVSTEPASAEHRADIPHNLSPWGMFMAADWVVKGVMIGLAFASLVTWTVWVAKSIELAGARVRAGATLKVIRRAKTLNEATEAVEKKGGPVALMLRMATHEMQLSDAVIEHTDGGGIKERVSSALSRIETHAGRRMSRGTGVLATIGSTAPFVGLFGTVWGIMNSFISISESQTTNLAVVAPGIAEALLATAIGLVAAIPAVVIYNVFARSITGYRHLLADAAAGVERLVSRDLDFRRIPPGSTSKPAVSLVGR, from the coding sequence ATGTCAGCTGTGACCTCAACTTCTTCCGCGTCCTTCACCAAGGCAAACAAAACACGGCATATCTCACTTGCCATGACGGCCGCCTTGCTGGCCGGCTTGAGTGCCGGAGCGGTTTTTGCTCAGTCGGCATCTGACACCCAGTCAGCCCCCGCAACGGAAACGGTTCAGCCCGCGCAGCAGCCGGCGGAAGCCCCGGCGACGCCGAGCGCCCCGGCGATCCAGCCGGCACCACCTTCCGCTGCCGCACCGGAACAACCGGCCGCCGCGCAGCCCGCCCCGGCCCAGTCTGCGCCTGCCGCAGGTAACCCCGCGCCGGCGGCTGAAGGTGTTGCGCCGCAGCCGACACAGATTGAACAGCCCGCGCCAACGAACACTACGGCCGCGCCGAACGAAGTCTCCACCCCGATTGAACCCGTAAGCACCGAGCCTGCTAGTGCCGAACATCGTGCGGACATTCCGCACAACCTGTCCCCCTGGGGCATGTTCATGGCGGCAGACTGGGTCGTAAAGGGTGTGATGATCGGTCTCGCCTTCGCATCGCTCGTCACTTGGACGGTCTGGGTTGCGAAATCGATCGAACTTGCCGGTGCGCGCGTGCGCGCCGGTGCGACGCTCAAGGTCATCCGCCGGGCAAAAACCCTGAACGAGGCGACCGAGGCTGTCGAGAAAAAGGGCGGACCGGTAGCCTTGATGCTGCGTATGGCAACCCACGAAATGCAGCTTTCCGATGCGGTGATCGAACACACGGACGGTGGCGGCATAAAGGAGCGTGTGTCTTCGGCCCTGTCGCGCATCGAGACCCATGCAGGTCGCCGCATGTCGCGCGGAACGGGTGTTCTGGCGACCATCGGTTCCACCGCTCCCTTCGTCGGCCTGTTTGGTACCGTCTGGGGCATCATGAACTCCTTTATCAGCATTTCGGAATCGCAGACCACCAACCTCGCCGTCGTGGCTCCCGGCATTGCCGAAGCGCTGCTTGCCACCGCCATCGGTCTCGTTGCCGCTATTCCGGCGGTGGTGATCTACAACGTCTTTGCCCGCTCCATTACCGGCTACCGCCATCTGCTGGCGGACGCAGCTGCAGGCGTGGAACGCCTCGTCAGCCGCGATCTCGATTTCCGCCGCATTCCGCCGGGCAGCACCAGCAAGCCCGCAGTGTCACTCGTCGGACGGTGA